From Leptospira congkakensis, one genomic window encodes:
- a CDS encoding tetratricopeptide repeat protein — translation MGTKNSRFSLVSLPLGFLFFLLGFSLIGCDYLKSLTESKYRKRIGGELPSEKDIVNWKEKLALEEAEIEEMEKRIRKMVQKSNQSAALSWKIARAYMRAGSSDLGVRYYEESIAENLPNSKQGGFEIHSYESALPFFEKAIQSGKLDKQLLYETAVAYANASKDMGWEPVRRNRAIGLFKQLSKLDKEDSRFPFQLALIYFDSSLKDEAWNGKLSNGYDEVENAFSLLDQILRKEPYNVPTRFAKANFLYQVGKSNLAYDEYTRIKSILEEMKEKGTIRESLEENSSYRNVIKNLNQLAAQNKSN, via the coding sequence ATGGGCACAAAAAACAGCAGGTTTTCTTTGGTTTCATTGCCACTGGGCTTTCTATTCTTCCTGCTTGGCTTTAGTTTGATCGGCTGTGACTATCTCAAGTCACTTACCGAATCCAAATACCGCAAACGAATTGGCGGGGAACTGCCTTCCGAAAAAGACATCGTCAATTGGAAAGAAAAGTTGGCTTTGGAAGAGGCTGAAATTGAAGAGATGGAAAAACGGATTCGTAAAATGGTCCAAAAGTCCAACCAATCAGCAGCCCTTTCTTGGAAAATTGCACGTGCTTATATGCGTGCTGGTTCTTCTGATTTGGGTGTCCGTTATTATGAAGAGTCCATTGCAGAAAATCTTCCCAATTCCAAACAAGGTGGATTTGAAATCCATTCCTATGAATCGGCTTTACCATTTTTTGAAAAAGCCATCCAGTCCGGTAAGTTAGATAAGCAGTTGTTATATGAAACTGCTGTTGCTTATGCCAATGCCTCGAAAGATATGGGTTGGGAACCGGTCAGACGAAATCGCGCAATTGGGTTATTCAAACAATTATCAAAATTGGACAAAGAAGATTCTCGGTTTCCATTTCAGTTGGCTCTCATTTATTTCGATTCTTCTTTGAAGGATGAGGCATGGAATGGAAAACTTTCTAACGGTTATGATGAAGTAGAAAATGCATTTTCACTTTTAGATCAAATCCTTCGCAAAGAACCGTATAATGTTCCAACTAGGTTTGCTAAGGCTAATTTTTTATACCAAGTGGGAAAATCAAATTTGGCCTATGATGAATATACTCGAATCAAATCGATTTTAGAAGAGATGAAAGAAAAAGGGACCATCCGCGAATCTTTGGAAGAAAATTCTTCTTATCGAAATGTCATTAAAAATTTAAACCAATTGGCGGCCCAAAACAAATCAAATTGA
- a CDS encoding arginine/lysine/ornithine decarboxylase — protein MYQNGIVQFPIIIIDEDFRSENASGLGIRAIAKALEGEGIEVLGVTSYGDLTSFVQQQSRACGFILSIDDEEFTPETEGEVPDALRQLKDFVTQVRHRNADIPLFLYGETRTSRHIPNSILKELHGFIHMFEDTPEFMARAIHREVKSYLDSLPPPFFRALTQYAHDGSYSWHCPGHSGGVAFLKSPVGQMFHQFFGENMLRADVCNAVDELGQLLDHTGPISASERNAARIFQCDSLYFVTNGTSTSNKIVWHSTVAPGDVVIVDRNCHKSILHAITMTGAIPVFLMPTRNHFGIIGPIPKSEFKWENIQKKIAEHPFAKHVKGNPRILTITQSTYDGILYNVEDIKSELDGKISTLHFDEAWLPHASFHRFYAGMHAIGSDRPRPKESMIFATQSTHKLLAGLSQASQILVQNSEKETLDRNLFNEAFLMHTSTSPQYAIIASCDVAAAMMEAPGGNALVEESIEEALDFRRAMRKVDLELEEDWWFSVWGPEALIEEGAGERDEWILKANDRWHGFGDIAEGFNMLDPIKATVITPGMSVEGEFADWGIPALILTKYLAEHGIIVEKTGLYSFFIMFTIGITKGRWNTMVTELQQFKDDYDSNQPLWRVMPKFATTYPKYDRIGLRDLCQSMHEVYRANNISHLTTEMYLSPMIPAMKPSEAFSKMAHRDIERVPIDELEGRITSVLLTPYPPGIPLLIPGEKFNMTIIRYLQFAREFNSKFPGFETDIHGLVEEKSESGHVTYYIDCVSE, from the coding sequence ATGTATCAAAACGGTATCGTACAATTTCCTATCATCATCATCGATGAAGATTTTCGTTCCGAAAATGCCAGTGGTCTTGGCATTCGAGCTATTGCAAAGGCCCTAGAAGGTGAAGGGATTGAGGTGCTGGGAGTTACCAGTTACGGAGATTTAACAAGTTTTGTGCAACAACAGAGTCGGGCTTGTGGATTCATCCTCTCCATCGACGATGAAGAGTTCACTCCAGAAACAGAGGGTGAAGTTCCGGATGCTCTCCGCCAACTCAAAGATTTTGTTACGCAAGTGCGTCATCGAAACGCCGACATACCGTTGTTTCTTTATGGGGAAACAAGAACTAGTCGCCATATCCCCAACAGTATTTTAAAAGAATTACATGGCTTCATTCATATGTTTGAAGACACACCTGAGTTTATGGCTCGAGCGATTCATAGAGAAGTAAAATCTTACTTAGATAGTTTACCTCCTCCTTTTTTTCGTGCCTTAACTCAATACGCACATGATGGAAGTTATAGTTGGCACTGCCCTGGTCACTCGGGTGGAGTTGCCTTTTTAAAAAGTCCTGTAGGCCAAATGTTTCACCAATTTTTTGGTGAGAACATGCTTCGAGCTGACGTTTGTAATGCGGTAGATGAACTCGGACAACTTCTCGACCATACTGGCCCCATTTCTGCCAGCGAAAGAAACGCAGCACGGATTTTTCAATGTGATAGTTTGTATTTTGTGACGAACGGAACATCTACTTCCAATAAAATTGTTTGGCATAGTACAGTAGCACCAGGTGACGTTGTGATTGTTGATCGAAACTGCCATAAAAGTATCCTTCATGCCATTACAATGACGGGAGCCATTCCGGTATTTCTTATGCCAACGAGAAATCACTTTGGAATCATTGGACCCATTCCTAAATCCGAATTCAAATGGGAAAACATTCAGAAAAAAATCGCAGAACATCCATTTGCCAAACACGTGAAAGGAAATCCACGAATCCTCACCATCACACAAAGTACTTATGATGGAATTTTATACAATGTGGAAGACATCAAATCTGAGTTAGATGGTAAAATTTCGACTCTCCACTTTGATGAAGCTTGGCTTCCACATGCATCCTTTCATAGATTCTATGCAGGAATGCATGCCATTGGATCAGACAGACCTCGTCCGAAAGAAAGTATGATCTTTGCCACTCAGTCCACACACAAACTTCTTGCCGGTCTTTCCCAAGCAAGCCAGATCCTTGTGCAAAACAGTGAAAAAGAAACTTTGGATAGAAACCTATTCAACGAAGCCTTTTTAATGCATACAAGTACAAGTCCACAATACGCGATCATTGCTTCTTGTGATGTGGCAGCGGCTATGATGGAAGCTCCTGGTGGAAATGCCCTTGTGGAAGAATCCATTGAAGAGGCCCTCGATTTCCGGCGCGCCATGCGGAAAGTGGATTTAGAACTCGAAGAAGATTGGTGGTTTAGTGTTTGGGGACCGGAAGCTCTTATTGAAGAAGGTGCTGGTGAAAGGGACGAATGGATTCTGAAAGCCAATGACCGTTGGCACGGGTTTGGTGACATTGCAGAAGGATTCAATATGTTGGATCCGATCAAAGCAACGGTTATCACTCCTGGTATGAGTGTGGAAGGAGAATTTGCTGATTGGGGAATCCCAGCTCTCATTCTCACCAAATACTTAGCAGAACACGGAATCATCGTCGAAAAAACAGGACTTTATAGTTTCTTTATCATGTTCACCATTGGAATCACCAAAGGTAGATGGAACACAATGGTAACCGAATTACAACAGTTCAAAGATGATTATGATTCGAACCAACCACTTTGGCGTGTGATGCCAAAATTTGCTACTACGTATCCAAAGTATGATCGAATTGGACTTAGAGATCTTTGCCAATCCATGCATGAAGTGTATCGGGCAAACAACATTTCTCACCTAACAACAGAGATGTATCTTAGTCCGATGATTCCTGCAATGAAACCTTCGGAAGCATTTTCTAAAATGGCACACCGTGACATTGAACGTGTTCCGATTGATGAATTAGAAGGAAGGATTACTTCTGTGTTATTAACACCCTATCCTCCAGGAATTCCACTTCTGATTCCGGGGGAAAAGTTCAACATGACCATCATTCGTTACTTACAATTTGCACGTGAGTTCAACTCGAAGTTCCCAGGTTTTGAAACAGATATCCACGGTCTCGTGGAAGAAAAATCAGAATCAGGACACGTGACTTATTATATAGATTGTGTATCCGAATAA
- the dprA gene encoding DNA-processing protein DprA has product MVVSILGHPRISSFLRRTKIWRNFTQFSELYTALPNYFEENFWNQCLDECIQWEKTKDPNWKLISFFDPGYPKNLKEIYDPPFVFACLGNLQLLQFHLVAIVGTRKSSPVSVSATDQLVKQLSVNKNLAIVSGMALGIDRKAFLSALDNGVPVIGVLGTTLGMEYPPGNRDLYKRIKEDPNQLLLTEFLLKTEPAKWTFPKRNRVISGLAERIYIMESGRKSGTISTAYSAMEQNREIFVFDHPKQFDNEGGKLLIRQGAQKLFGEMEIKKEELELLGIEMSYEEWNEKRTIPSGIRRDGGWDLDFTL; this is encoded by the coding sequence GTGGTAGTTTCGATTTTGGGTCACCCGCGGATTTCGTCCTTTCTTCGTAGAACAAAGATTTGGCGTAATTTCACTCAGTTTTCGGAACTATATACAGCTCTCCCCAATTATTTTGAAGAGAACTTTTGGAACCAATGTTTGGATGAATGTATCCAATGGGAAAAAACAAAAGATCCAAATTGGAAACTGATTAGTTTTTTTGATCCAGGTTACCCGAAGAATTTAAAAGAAATTTATGATCCTCCTTTTGTTTTTGCCTGTTTGGGAAATCTCCAGTTATTACAGTTTCATTTGGTCGCGATTGTAGGAACAAGAAAATCCTCACCAGTTTCTGTTTCTGCCACGGACCAATTAGTCAAACAACTATCGGTAAACAAGAATTTGGCGATTGTGTCCGGTATGGCACTTGGAATTGACCGTAAGGCTTTTCTTTCTGCTTTGGACAACGGAGTTCCCGTGATTGGAGTCCTCGGAACCACTTTAGGAATGGAATACCCACCAGGAAACCGAGACCTTTATAAACGAATCAAAGAAGATCCAAACCAACTTTTACTGACTGAATTTTTATTAAAAACGGAACCTGCCAAATGGACTTTTCCTAAACGAAATCGAGTTATTTCTGGTCTTGCAGAAAGGATCTACATTATGGAGTCCGGGCGAAAGTCAGGAACCATTTCGACTGCTTACAGTGCTATGGAACAAAACCGTGAGATTTTTGTTTTTGATCATCCTAAACAATTTGATAACGAAGGCGGAAAGTTACTCATCCGACAGGGTGCACAAAAGTTATTCGGCGAAATGGAAATCAAAAAAGAAGAATTGGAATTGCTGGGTATCGAAATGAGTTATGAAGAATGGAACGAAAAACGAACCATCCCTTCTGGAATTCGAAGAGATGGTGGTTGGGATTTAGATTTTACCCTTTAA
- a CDS encoding sodium:calcium antiporter has translation MDAFLTATFQTLPLPVLLLIIVGSILVLGKAADVLVDEAVSLSARWGVPKMIIGATIVSLGTTLPEVSVSVLSALDGNPGIALGNAVGSIICDTGLILGIAILISPPDIDKRLVNRQGWIQVLSGFLLVFAALPWSNLTSVFSTGGRIDQGTGFVFLLLLAVYIYLSIRWSRSKPGEVEAGIDATTEYDESPFWIIFLKLLAAISLVILSSKVLIPSVQETAVRLSIPDSIIGATLVAFGTSLPELVTAIQASRRGHSELAVGNIIGADILNVLFVSGAAAAVTRNGLEAPVSFFTFYFPSMLIVLVLFRLGIVFSKDKIKRPFGVFLLFIYIIATLAGFVFKG, from the coding sequence ATGGATGCATTTCTTACTGCAACTTTTCAAACCCTTCCCTTACCAGTTCTTTTACTCATCATCGTTGGTTCCATCCTCGTTTTGGGCAAAGCCGCTGATGTACTAGTCGATGAGGCAGTTTCCCTTTCCGCAAGGTGGGGAGTTCCCAAGATGATCATTGGGGCCACCATTGTGAGTTTAGGTACAACCCTTCCCGAAGTTTCGGTTTCTGTCCTTTCTGCTTTGGATGGAAATCCTGGAATTGCGCTCGGAAATGCCGTTGGTTCCATCATCTGTGATACAGGACTGATTCTGGGAATTGCTATCTTAATTTCTCCACCTGACATTGACAAACGACTCGTGAATCGCCAAGGTTGGATCCAAGTCCTTTCTGGATTTTTACTTGTGTTTGCAGCCCTTCCTTGGTCCAACCTAACTTCTGTTTTTTCAACTGGTGGCCGAATTGATCAAGGAACTGGATTTGTATTTTTACTACTTCTTGCTGTTTATATTTATTTAAGCATTCGTTGGTCTCGTTCGAAACCAGGGGAAGTGGAAGCAGGAATTGACGCTACAACAGAATATGACGAATCCCCTTTTTGGATTATTTTCTTAAAACTTTTAGCTGCCATTAGTTTGGTGATCCTATCTTCGAAAGTTTTAATCCCTTCTGTCCAAGAAACAGCCGTTCGTCTATCGATTCCAGACTCTATCATTGGGGCGACACTCGTTGCTTTTGGAACTTCTCTTCCTGAACTAGTGACTGCCATCCAAGCTTCTCGTCGCGGACATTCCGAACTTGCTGTTGGTAACATCATTGGAGCCGATATTTTGAATGTTCTTTTTGTTTCGGGTGCTGCCGCGGCCGTTACAAGAAATGGCCTTGAAGCTCCCGTTAGTTTTTTTACATTCTACTTCCCTTCGATGCTCATCGTTCTCGTGCTTTTTCGTTTAGGAATTGTTTTTTCTAAAGATAAAATCAAACGACCATTTGGTGTTTTTTTACTCTTCATTTATATCATAGCAACACTCGCTGGATTTGTTTTTAAAGGGTAA
- a CDS encoding valine--pyruvate transaminase, whose amino-acid sequence MTPMMDSPSSLWANRLRQNQGIRSLMEDLGQVTGHPDEILLGGGNPAHIPEAEEIFAECFRELARDPKLGSLLGDYQAPIGNDRFRSLAAEYLSPHLGAHLTKDNIAFFNGSQNAYSYLLNIHSGKMTDGSFKKILLPIVPEYIGYADQSIEPNAFLATKPEVIYTGKHRFRYGLNKNDFDLSQVGCVAVSRPTNPTGNILANADIEWMEEKTKKQNLPLLVDLAYGNPFPNLIGSEEPIHYKEGRTLSLSFSKIGLPGVRLGIIVSNPETIETLSSYAAVGNLAVGNLGVYMMDILFRKDILPNLAKNILRPFYDKKRELAIAIFESEFQKQGIEYEIHDPMGGFFLWIRFPNLSVSNHKLYHLCKDKRLFIVSGHYFFPGLNTDFSHTQDCIRLTYCRPEEELARGAHILSEIVASHQAKSK is encoded by the coding sequence ATGACCCCCATGATGGATTCTCCCTCTTCCCTTTGGGCCAACCGCCTTCGCCAAAACCAAGGAATCCGTTCCCTGATGGAAGATTTGGGCCAAGTGACAGGCCACCCAGACGAAATTCTCCTTGGAGGAGGAAATCCAGCCCACATTCCAGAAGCAGAAGAAATTTTTGCCGAGTGTTTTCGCGAACTCGCTAGGGATCCAAAACTCGGATCCCTCCTTGGAGATTACCAGGCTCCCATTGGGAATGATCGCTTTCGTTCCCTAGCTGCAGAGTATCTATCTCCTCACTTAGGTGCTCATCTGACAAAAGATAACATCGCTTTTTTTAATGGCAGCCAAAATGCGTATTCATATTTACTCAATATTCATTCTGGAAAAATGACTGACGGGAGTTTTAAAAAAATCCTTTTGCCGATAGTTCCAGAATACATTGGTTATGCGGACCAATCCATCGAACCAAATGCTTTTCTGGCAACAAAACCAGAGGTGATTTACACAGGGAAACATCGCTTTCGATATGGATTGAATAAAAATGATTTTGATTTATCTCAAGTTGGTTGTGTGGCCGTGTCTCGTCCCACAAATCCCACAGGAAATATTTTGGCAAATGCTGACATCGAATGGATGGAAGAAAAAACGAAAAAACAAAATCTTCCACTCCTCGTTGATTTGGCTTATGGAAATCCTTTTCCCAATTTGATTGGTTCGGAAGAACCGATCCATTACAAGGAAGGCAGGACTCTTTCACTCAGTTTCTCCAAAATTGGACTACCGGGTGTGCGTTTGGGGATCATCGTATCGAATCCAGAAACTATCGAAACGCTATCTTCTTATGCTGCTGTAGGGAATCTTGCCGTAGGAAACCTAGGTGTTTATATGATGGACATTCTCTTTCGTAAGGACATCCTTCCCAACCTCGCAAAAAACATCTTACGTCCGTTTTATGATAAAAAAAGAGAACTAGCGATTGCCATTTTTGAATCGGAATTCCAAAAACAGGGAATCGAATATGAAATCCATGATCCAATGGGTGGATTTTTTCTTTGGATTCGTTTTCCTAATCTTTCTGTATCCAACCACAAACTTTATCACCTTTGTAAAGATAAACGGCTCTTCATTGTTTCAGGACATTATTTCTTTCCGGGATTAAACACTGATTTTTCGCATACACAAGATTGCATACGTTTGACATATTGTCGTCCAGAAGAAGAATTAGCCAGGGGAGCCCATATCCTTTCAGAAATTGTGGCTTCTCACCAGGCGAAATCCAAATGA
- a CDS encoding GNAT family N-acetyltransferase produces MSHSFRRLGESDLALLLHWESLCFPGEEWTEKMIQTHLEFHVAFGLGNPEPQCYALVCETPWEIEIFRIATLPNYRKLGLAKQLVMALFQEFPKKEFFLEVKESNTAAITLYQSVGFIELERRKKYYPDGSTAVLMKRNPTE; encoded by the coding sequence ATGTCTCATAGTTTTCGCAGGTTGGGTGAATCAGATCTTGCCCTCCTCCTCCACTGGGAATCCCTTTGTTTTCCGGGAGAGGAGTGGACAGAAAAAATGATCCAAACCCATCTAGAATTCCATGTGGCTTTTGGTTTGGGGAATCCAGAACCACAGTGTTATGCTCTCGTTTGTGAAACACCTTGGGAGATCGAAATCTTTCGGATCGCTACACTTCCCAACTATCGGAAGTTAGGTTTGGCAAAGCAACTAGTGATGGCTCTATTCCAAGAATTTCCTAAAAAAGAGTTTTTTTTAGAAGTTAAAGAATCCAACACGGCTGCGATTACACTTTACCAGTCTGTTGGTTTTATAGAATTAGAGAGACGTAAAAAATACTATCCGGACGGATCCACTGCCGTCTTGATGAAGAGGAATCCAACTGAATGA
- a CDS encoding DUF445 family protein, with protein MDVAKLDAWYRRLLVIFSIIGGGFQLYYEGNVWVNAVFVILMAGMVGYFTNFLAIKMLFQPKHGKVLGWSGLVPKNKSKIAKSLGESIQSNLLHPDIILTYIYERNLVETGIQKIVKEIDEAIHNVEIRTMLVTKIISMLKERGPEILEVIFDFSEETMKKMAERPEEVQKLWDYTKERLTYYLTEETNREELGKQLRVVLLEEMPKLANLLNEGLEEYLKTRSTLGKIGIGVKKIFSFNEEAIRELLERFVKDPETSDQFMKMMDEMMAGLQERLNSKETQEFITGKISNWLEASGDYARQNLLPSGIERLQAYLDDPNNWEEIEKNFFRAVDWVKKRLLEFMNSEEGKIYLKTNIEKFVHNINVTALVEERVMALDTDDLEKMILDNTGGNLVVIQFLGGVLGMIAGLIQVHIYFAVPVGALVLITYIAHYRNQKRIPSEG; from the coding sequence ATGGACGTTGCTAAATTAGACGCCTGGTATCGTAGACTACTTGTAATTTTCTCCATCATTGGTGGGGGTTTTCAACTCTACTACGAAGGTAATGTTTGGGTCAATGCTGTCTTTGTGATTCTTATGGCCGGAATGGTGGGATACTTCACAAATTTCCTTGCAATCAAAATGTTATTTCAACCTAAACATGGTAAGGTGCTTGGATGGTCAGGTCTTGTTCCTAAAAACAAATCTAAAATTGCCAAGTCTTTAGGGGAAAGTATCCAAAGCAATTTACTTCATCCCGATATTATTTTAACATATATCTATGAACGAAACCTAGTAGAAACTGGGATCCAAAAAATTGTCAAAGAAATTGATGAGGCCATCCACAACGTAGAAATCAGAACCATGCTTGTGACCAAAATCATTTCTATGTTAAAGGAAAGAGGGCCAGAAATTTTAGAAGTTATCTTTGATTTTTCAGAAGAAACCATGAAAAAGATGGCGGAACGTCCAGAAGAAGTTCAAAAACTCTGGGATTATACAAAAGAACGCCTAACATATTATCTAACAGAAGAAACCAATCGTGAGGAGCTAGGAAAACAACTTCGCGTGGTACTTCTAGAAGAGATGCCAAAACTTGCGAATTTACTCAACGAAGGTTTAGAAGAGTATTTAAAAACAAGAAGTACACTTGGTAAAATTGGAATCGGCGTAAAAAAGATTTTTTCTTTTAACGAAGAAGCCATTCGTGAACTTTTAGAACGATTTGTTAAAGATCCAGAAACCTCCGACCAGTTTATGAAGATGATGGATGAGATGATGGCTGGTCTCCAAGAACGATTGAATTCAAAAGAAACACAAGAATTCATCACAGGAAAAATTTCCAATTGGTTGGAAGCCAGTGGCGACTATGCAAGACAAAATCTATTGCCATCGGGAATCGAAAGACTACAAGCTTATTTAGATGATCCGAACAACTGGGAAGAAATTGAAAAAAACTTCTTTCGTGCTGTAGATTGGGTCAAAAAACGCCTTCTTGAATTTATGAATAGCGAAGAGGGAAAAATTTATCTCAAAACTAATATTGAAAAATTTGTTCACAATATCAATGTAACCGCCCTTGTCGAAGAACGAGTGATGGCTCTTGACACCGATGATTTAGAAAAAATGATTTTGGATAACACGGGTGGAAATCTAGTCGTAATACAATTCTTAGGTGGTGTTTTGGGAATGATTGCCGGACTCATCCAAGTTCATATTTATTTTGCTGTACCTGTGGGAGCACTCGTTTTAATCACCTACATTGCACATTACAGAAACCAAAAACGGATTCCCTCTGAGGGATAA
- a CDS encoding SDR family NAD(P)-dependent oxidoreductase: MKNAYVTGASQGIGKEFVRALSKDYNVFLISRTESDLKKVILELEPKSRGILKYFALDLTKKKDVEELAEIIAKDKDAELVVNNAGFGTVGEFATLPLDKELDEVNLNVKTLVHLSHVALGRFKKNKKGYLINVASIAGYLPAPGSAIYAATKAFVKSFTESIHEEAKPHGVYVQALCPGLTHSDFHQRAGINKSKYPSFMWQDASVVVEESLDALRYNQAVCITGSFNQGAVTISELIPRGFLRKLSGKYLKLEED; encoded by the coding sequence ATGAAAAATGCATATGTCACCGGCGCATCCCAAGGAATTGGTAAAGAATTTGTTCGAGCCCTCTCGAAAGACTATAACGTCTTTTTAATTTCTCGCACAGAATCCGATTTAAAAAAAGTAATTTTAGAACTAGAACCAAAATCCAGAGGGATCTTAAAATATTTCGCATTGGATCTTACCAAAAAAAAAGATGTAGAAGAACTAGCAGAGATCATCGCTAAAGATAAAGATGCAGAACTCGTTGTAAACAATGCCGGGTTTGGAACTGTGGGTGAGTTTGCAACATTACCACTCGATAAAGAACTAGATGAAGTGAATTTGAATGTAAAAACTTTAGTGCATTTAAGCCACGTAGCACTGGGTAGATTCAAAAAAAACAAAAAAGGTTATTTGATTAATGTAGCATCTATTGCTGGTTATTTGCCAGCACCAGGTAGTGCCATTTATGCCGCCACCAAAGCATTTGTTAAATCGTTTACAGAATCCATCCACGAAGAAGCCAAACCACATGGAGTTTATGTACAAGCACTTTGTCCCGGACTCACTCATTCCGACTTCCACCAAAGAGCAGGTATCAACAAATCAAAATACCCATCTTTTATGTGGCAAGATGCAAGTGTTGTAGTGGAAGAATCTTTGGATGCACTTCGTTACAACCAAGCAGTATGTATCACCGGTTCCTTCAACCAAGGTGCCGTTACAATTTCAGAACTCATCCCGCGCGGTTTCTTACGAAAGTTAAGCGGTAAATATTTAAAACTAGAAGAGGATTAG
- a CDS encoding DegT/DnrJ/EryC1/StrS family aminotransferase, whose amino-acid sequence MSTETIQRPVRKEKDIEFFKPTLSREDLKGVLECLVDEHLSNGEIVERFEKTFCHTFKIKHAISSNSLTSAYHLALLALGVKAGDTVLLSSYAPISALDAIFLLQAKPVLVDLKRNSFHPCPEEFLRKKNESGARFALFDHSFGSLIRLSDYSIEGLEVVEDFTEAIGATSETISVGKQSKIAICGLSAENIITTGNGAMIITSEVSLSNSIKSYKTGSSAKRNFGEPKYDYNLVDYQAALGIEQLSKLGVILERKKKIASAYLQAVQNSRLETYFQNSTEDTFQRFPIVVSGQNYEEIQRYFKSIHIGTQKTVEEPLHRVLEENHLEFPNAERLYQRGHCIPIYPNLTKDNVQRIATAIRRIY is encoded by the coding sequence ATGAGCACCGAAACAATACAAAGACCAGTTCGAAAAGAAAAAGATATCGAATTTTTTAAGCCAACCCTTTCTCGGGAAGATTTGAAAGGTGTTTTAGAATGCCTTGTGGACGAACACCTTTCAAACGGTGAAATCGTAGAAAGATTTGAAAAAACGTTTTGCCACACCTTCAAAATCAAACATGCCATTTCTTCTAATTCCCTCACATCGGCATATCACTTAGCATTACTTGCATTAGGTGTGAAAGCGGGAGATACCGTTTTACTTTCTAGTTACGCTCCGATTTCTGCCTTGGATGCTATTTTTCTTTTACAAGCAAAGCCAGTGCTTGTGGATCTAAAAAGAAATTCCTTCCATCCATGCCCTGAAGAATTCCTTCGTAAAAAAAATGAGTCAGGTGCGAGATTCGCTCTTTTCGATCATAGTTTTGGGTCTCTGATTCGACTCAGTGATTATTCCATCGAAGGATTGGAAGTGGTGGAAGACTTTACCGAAGCCATTGGTGCCACTTCCGAAACAATCTCCGTTGGCAAACAATCCAAAATTGCGATCTGTGGACTCAGTGCAGAAAACATCATCACCACTGGTAACGGTGCGATGATCATCACTTCTGAAGTTTCCTTATCAAACTCGATCAAATCATACAAAACTGGATCATCCGCCAAACGTAACTTTGGTGAACCAAAGTATGATTACAATTTGGTTGATTACCAAGCGGCTCTTGGAATTGAACAACTTTCAAAACTGGGTGTGATTTTAGAACGTAAGAAAAAAATTGCATCTGCCTATTTACAAGCGGTTCAAAATTCTAGATTAGAAACCTATTTCCAAAATTCCACGGAAGATACATTTCAAAGATTTCCGATTGTTGTTTCGGGACAAAACTACGAAGAGATCCAAAGGTATTTTAAATCCATCCATATCGGAACACAAAAAACTGTAGAGGAACCTCTGCACCGTGTTTTGGAAGAAAATCATTTGGAATTTCCAAACGCGGAACGCCTATACCAAAGAGGGCATTGTATTCCTATTTACCCTAACCTAACAAAAGACAACGTGCAACGGATTGCCACTGCCATCCGACGAATCTATTGA